The region ATGCATTACTCACCAACAGCACCTAAGAAAACTCAGAATATGAACACAAATGCACTTTATTTTCAACTAGTCCATTTGCAAAaagccaaaaaaattaaaattaaaaaatcactaaaaagCTACATTTCGCATAATATATCAACAAGGcttgaaaaacattttaaaaggaAGTGAAAGAAAATCTCTCTAAAAAAGCTCCAGCAACAAAGTATTCGCCAAAACCATCAAATGTCACACCCTATACAATATAACGCatagaataaaaaataccaacaaattataatatatatatatatatatatatatatatatatatatatatataaagtgattTATTCGTTGTTATATTTGAAAgaggttttttttattgtgataagagttaaaaatgtatattaattattttaaaagaataattttatttaaaagagtaTGATTAGAGATATATTGgttgttaattaaattttttttctgtgttgtaaactgttttttgaattttattgacGTGTATAGActattatagatttttttttccaaattaagtCCTTTTCCTACCGTtctaagtaaatttttttttatcaaacactGAAttcttattatgttttttttttaattttcagatTATTTGCTGCTGaattataatcatttttaatataaccaTAATTATCAAGACTGTAAAAAAGAcagacaaaaaaagaagaaaaaaaagtttgtgaataattttaggcaatgtaaataaaaaaattaataatgaaataaaaagataaattatcgttatattaaaaattattattattcatttttaatttttttataatagtaaaaaataataaaattattattattattattaagataaataatattatgaataattatttaaatttaaaaagaagttattaaaatataaaagtaaataattctctttcaaatattttaaattattatgtaaGTATTTGAATTCAAGAAATagttaataaaatgataaagcTGAATAATAGTTtctttattgtaaataattatttaaatttaaaaattagtaattaaaataataaaataaaataaaaacgaaacaaaagaaatatatctttatatatagttataaattattattttaattacaaaattaaaataaatcatttttattactttttaggtagttttataaatgattaaatttaaaagttggttcaattgaaaaaaaaaatttgattaaatatgacgATGTGGTTAAGttcaaattgataaaataattattttaatttaaaaaaattatttaaaggataaaatagaaaaataaatgttgacATAACAAAAAAATCTCTTATATAAgtatcaattattattttttttatttttaagatataaatttatttatattattattattaattttaattgtagaagtgaatttaaaataaaatatgagtcatcagttaaaataaaaaatatttttattgatagaataatattaaattaaattaatttcatttaattattaaattataatattattttttattataattatttttattatatttttattaatatttaatttatattcttttactaacttattttatttggtgtggttttttatttcatttatcttgcttgattcagttTGGTTTGGTcgtgttattttatttcattctttttgcTTTGATTTGCTTTAACATGTTTGTGTCTCTTGTTTTGttgtttctatttctttttatttgatttgccctgatttcttttattttagcttgatatcatatatttatttgctttgacttctttttttctgtgtctttaatttttcatattttactgACCTTGTTCTTGCTCTTGTGAGTGTTTTTGTGTCTATGTTAACTTCAATAAATAATGACTTCAATAAAATTACATTCTTTTGATTGAGTATCCCCTTTTAAATTTAGAGGAGAAAATTTTGGTATCAACCATTACTCTTTAAATTACAGAATCAACATCTTGCAAAAGAACAACATTGGAAGGAAGAAGATAAAGACTAAGAAAAATCAATTCATGATTCAAAGCATCACTCAAAAGGGCTCAAGACTCTAACTTTTCCATAAGAATCAAATTCGCACTCTTTGTTCAAACTAATATGAACTATTTATAGCTTCATGAGATCTGTTctatattgaaaatattgaactaaattatattgtaatttataGGTTTAAGAACTATTTTTTGATGGAACTAATCTCTGTTGCAACTTTCCCAAAATCTTCTTTGCCAAACTAATCTGTCACCACCAATTACTTTGCCTCAGTGCGGTTTCCCTTTGTTGATGCATGGGGAAAATAAAgcatatagaaagaaaaataattttggataGGATGATGAAAGCATGCTTAATAATGAGATaagcaaaattttaaaatgtctgAATTTGTTGCTTCATCTTTTCCCATCATCGATTTAATTTATCTCTTTCAGCACCATCATGGATAAATTATTAAAACCTCCTACTGTGAAATTTACGACAGATCCAGATAGCTTTTATAGAAATAAGCCAAAGCATGATTTGCAGAAAGGTACATAACATTGTGAAGTTTATTAAAACCAAACATTCATTCAAATTTTGCATTACACAAACAAACTCCATCAGTGTCTATAGACTATACCAACTTCCACTGTGATGCTCCGACATGCCTCATAAATGGCGTGTCCCGTGTCCGACACGTATCGGACACCGACACTTGTACGATACTTGTAAGACACACTATGtccaatttgaaaaatatttttttatctttgacatGATTTTGATGATTGAAATAAGAAACAAATCTTATTATTTCACTACTTTTGGCATATTAAATATTAGATAGatagatttgatttatttttgtgttaattggCAATGTATTAGTTGACAGCTTCAAACTTAACATGTATATACACGCCGTGTCCCGTGTCctatgttttttcaatttaaccGTATCTCTGTATCCGTGTCCGTGTCGTATCCGTACCCGGATAACATATCCATTGGTTCATCCACAAGAATGAGAATATGGTAAAAGCAAGGTTATTTATTGAAATCCACTTACTCTGCGCATCCATTCTTCCTAGTATGTAGAATCCAATGCCTAGATATCTGAAAAGTGACCGCAAGACACTTGAAAACATCCAATGCCTAGAAATCAAAATGAGTTAAGAGACGTGAAAGTACACAACTGCactgaaaattaaaatgcaaGTATAAAATCCAAAAGCCCCATCAACAAAGGCAGGGATAACCATTCAAACTAGTGAAGCTATGAAACTAAAATTGGCCCTTTTATTACAGACAATTATTGCCTTTGGGATGTTGAGAGAAAACCATATAAAGAAAGGTTTTCTTCCATTCCATGAGCCGTTTTCAGGTGATAAATCCCAAAATAATACATAGTAAAGgccaacaaaaatataaaatcaactCCACAGGTGACCTCAAGAACCATAATTAAAACCAATAAATCAATAGGAAATATCTCTTCGAGACAGTTCTCTCCTTCAGGGCAACATGAACAACTGACTTTGGCATTGTTTATAATAGAGGTGTCATGTAATCAGTGTAACAAACAATTCTAGACAAGGAAGTCCACCCTGAGAAATGTCTTTATGTGTTCAGTGCTATGAATATTGACCTGTAAAATAGGTAAGCCGTTTTCAGTTCAATGTAAACTCTTACATATCTATGcgattgagaaaaataaaatttatcatagaAAAGACCTTGAAGATAATCATTTCCCAAAACCAACTGCGGCTTTTCTCTTTTTGCTGTTCTCTATCATTTCAGGGCTTGGGAGTCCAGTCATTCCCTCGTACTTTTTTTCTAGGGCCTGTAATAATTTAACCATAACCGAAACATTTATTAACATTCTTTCTCTAGAATTTAATCCCTTTGAACTCAATATAGACATCATAGATATTTACTTTGTGTGACAGATGAAATAAACCTTTAGAAATGTGATAAATAGTCTTGAATGATTAGTTTGTGTTACTCTTACAAAACAATGAAAGTTTTGAGAATGAAATGCAAATAATAAGAGGAGATTTTGTTTCCTCTAGATAAGATCTTTGTTGCCAATAAACCTCATTATATGTAGATACTATTTCCTGTATATGTACCATTTTTACTAGATATATAGCTAATCCGCAGACCCCTTAAGGATTTGTGAAAGCATCATACCATTGATTACTAGAGTTAACAAATCTAGTTGTTATGTCTCCTATCTTGATCTTCTCTCTAATAAAGTGATAGCCCAATTGAATGTCTTTGGTCCTGTCGTAGAATACAATGTCCAAAACTTTATggtcatttatatattttcttcaatCTTGAGTTCCCCAATGACCTGTTTCAACCAAATGAGTTCGCCAGTAGCTACCTCCATCGTCTTATATTCAGCTTTGGCACAGGTTCTTGaaactaaaattttctttttactcttCCCGGATATGAGGTTTTTCCTACCATTATACAATACTCGAAGGTGGATCACCATCATTATATTATGCTATCACATAGACTGTCATTTGTTCAAGTTTTTAAACACAATTTCTTTTGGTCAAGTGTGGATTCTGACAGGCTACTTTTACCTCACCCACACCAACCCAACAAATCCAAATATaaccaaatttttatttcagtACCCAATATCCAACTTCACACATTCAAACCTGTTATTCTCAAAATAGTTTTGCCCAGTTTCAGTTTTCTTGACCAGGCCTACATGCAGCCTTATCTCCGCAAgtagatatattattttcaagatTTGAACTTATGACATCCAAGTCAGAAGGTACCTTATACCTTTCACAAGGCTCACTCTCTGACAagtttttctatctttttttaaaacaagTAAATTTGGGCTACAAATAGAAATtagaattttagttttgattacTAAGGGCTTAGTCAATTCCACCTTATACATCACAAATCATAACTAAAAACCTCATATCATGAAATGAATCGTCTAGCTTATTTAtgcaaagaaataaatattttctaataatgtattataaaatcAAAGGAAGAACTTGAAAGGGATAAtctgaaagaaaaaagattctTATTAAGCAGCACATCAGCCTCCATATATAGAAATCTAATCCTAAAGTAATAACTACAGAGAGATCTAAAGAACCTTCTAATAACTTCTAGTAGACCACTTAATATCATTCTACCAGAAGATAAACAAGTGACAGTGACAAAACAGGAAAAGGATTTTCTAACCTGTAATTGCCCGCGAATACTATCAAGAACATCTTCACTCATTCTGTCAAAGAAAAGAATTCCCTGCAGACACCACAACAATATGTAAGCATATGCtcaaaattacataaaagtttaaaattacaCCAAGTCGTtacataaatttagtttaaaaagtTTAACTTTGAACTAATTTTGCAATACAATCAAgtgaataaattaataaaagatgTTCAAAATCAAGAATTAATAGGAAAAAAATAGTATACATTTAACGTATTGTGATTTGACATGATTTGATGGGCTTCAACATAGTCATCACGActatattatgataaaatatcttttgaatttctatttattttagcatatattgtttccttattttagAGAGATTGATTGTTACAAATAGAGGAGCTGAGAATGTAATTCCTGTGATTGTTATcaataaaattgttttcttgTTTCCTTGGATAGTTCAAGTACTTTAGAATTCCTCATATTTTTAGAGAATCTAGCAGGTGTTGTAATAGTTCAACTAACCATGGTAGTAGGGGACTAGCTTTCACTTGGTGGGAGGGTGCTCCTCCTTGCATCTGTTGTGATTATTGTGGAGATAGATCAGGTCTTCCACATTTTACGTTTTGCCAATGGGTTTAATTTGTCCCTCTCCTGTTGTacttccctttttttttttattaatagtattagGGATGTTACATGCGATTAATATAGGTTGTGTTAACTAGTTAGAATTATAACATTTAGAGTGGTGCCATAACAATCTTATCttgattttaaagaaaaagaaagatacaaatcataaaatataatgaaactTGGAGATCACGCTCAAGAGGTGTAAGTGTTTTAATTGTTCTTTTGTACAGTAATGATATGATGAGATATTTCCTGACCACTCTGTCAATCTATAATATTTCATCTCTATCTCTGAGCTGCATTTTCATAGTATCTTTCACTAAATTttgtcaataattaaaaaaaccattATTAtacaacaattaaaataaattcaaattatattttatacattcaaagatatttattatgaatataattataatataacccatgtatttaaaaatatttagtcgttatgatttttaattatataaaaacaagaTGCTCTAACTAAAACACTAGTTGCTTTAGTTATCAAAGTTCAAAGCACACCTGTAGATGATCAAATTCATGCTGGAATATTCGTGCAGGAAGGTCAGACAAGTTGACTGAAAATCTAGTTCCATTAACATCACGTGCATCAATCTTCACAGATTCTGGTCGCTAAACCACAATTATGAGACACATAAGTAGGCATAAGAGTAAATACATATGAAACAAACGACAAAATGGCTATATTTCTGCGGTTGAGCACATGTTGAAAGCAAcaaaaaagggaaaaacaacTTAAACTATATACAAGAAAATTATAACTTTAGGGTATATAGATTCTCTATAAACCAGAAAAATAAAGTGGAGTAAACAACACtggtaaaaggaaaataaagctTTGTCCAGCACATCCCCATATAAGTCAACAGATAGAAACAGAGGAACCAGCAGCACACTGTACTAGCCTCTGACCCTGCACTGGCATTGAACCATATGAACAAAGACAACTAGTGCACTAGAGAACACAGGCAACACCAGTACAGATGGGAAGTGCAAGAACAGAAGAGGAATGGTGGAGAATGAGTTTTGTTCGAAGGGATATGCCAAAATTGGGGTTGGAAGAGCCAACCGTGAATTTGGGTTCTATAGGTATTTTGGTCCAGCTTGAAGGATCACATGATCCctccatttatttgtaaacaatACAATCCTAGATGACTTCACAACATGTTCTACAGCATGATCAGGATCTATCAGGCAATGAAAATTAGAATCACGCAATCAGACAAAATATCATGATTTTATGAAACCCAACTCGGTATTCAGCAAGCACCAAATAGGTGGAAGAAAAGCAATGGATATTCACGCAATTGAAGTATGTATGCTGAAAAGGCTGGTTACATACTTCAATCTTTTAGTCACTACATTCTAACATATAGAACCAAAACACCAATAACAAAGCTTGATTTGAAATATCAGAGAACAGTACCAAGATTTTCTGAGTTTATAGGAGCAAAGATCACAAGTATGAAGAAgaatagttttaaatatataataaacacGACAAACTTTTCCAACtgactaaaatttaaaagttgcTACTCCAGTTCTCCAAAAGCAGGTATAAAAGGAAAGATACAGTCAAAAGAATGATGCAAAAGAAAAGGATTCGTGTTAGGTACCTTTACATCAGCATTAATTCCAGGGAAAGATAGGCAACCCTCGTTGAATAGAGTCAATTTCTTTGAGTATTTGCTAACCCTTGGGTTTACAAGAACAATTTCCTCTCCTTCACCACGCTCACCAACTGGGTTGAACACCATAAGTTGAACATTTATTCCCACTTGAGGTGCTGAGAGACCAATACCATCAGTTCTGTGGGAAGCCAACCAATATTGTTAACAATTAAGCAAATAGAGATATGTTATTTGAATTACAATATTGATTACAATAACATCAAAATGTCAATTAATATAGCTTATTTATAttcaacataatttaaaatatatcgcATGCCTTGTTCCAATTCAAACTGCCTTTTCCTACTGTAGGGGTATTTTAGACAAAAGTCCTAAAACAAAATACAGTGTTTGAAACAGCAAACTGCCCTCAAATTTCTATTATGGTTGATATTGCTTACAATAAAGAACACTCTTGTATTGTAAGGAAACATCCATTGAGAAAAACATTGTCAGGGTAagagtaaatttatatttgttttgtctAGTATTCGAAAACAAAAGTAGcctatataatttgaaaatcaatctTCACAACCGtgctttaaaaaaatacaagctTTCCTTCCAAATTAGAGCAAACACTGAAATGCACTAAAACCCGAACATCACACAAATGGCATTATCTCACTGGCAGTCAGAAACAAGAAAATGAACTGAGGTAAGAAGCCTTGCGTTCGAGCTCAAACCCAACTGATGCcacattttattaataattcaactaaaacgaaaaaaaaaaaaaagcttactTGTACATTACATCAAACATTTCGTGGACAAGCTTCTTCAGATTATCATCGAAGGTAACTATGCGTTTATTCTTGGCCCTCAACTTCGGGTCTGGATACTCCACAATTCTCAGAGGTGGCACAAATTCAAAATCACCAGCTTCAAAAAAACATACAGAGAGACCAAggcttgagaaaaaaaaaattaaaaaaagagagataggGTTGAATCAGTGGAGTGAAGTAGAACTTACGAGAAGCAACTTGGTCTTGTGCTGGTGAGAGACTAGGCTTGGTCATGGCGCGTGGAGGAACTGTTCGAGGAGATTTTGCAGAGAGGGTCCGGTTCAGTGAGGAGGAATGGTTGAAGCAGCGGTTGGAAATGGCGGGAAGAGCTGAAccgagatgaagaagaagagggtgGGTTGGGTGGAGACACGTGAGTGAAGCCATGGATGGTCACAAAGTAAAGTGATTCACATTGTTTGATGCTCATTTAGACATGTAgataattatactaaaaatatttagtatatttttgttataaaatatttaacaattctTTTGGAAGAAAATGTTTAATAGTTCTATAGTAATAAAAACtgcaaaaataaattcaaaggaaatataaaacaatgacTCTTTTTGGATTTTATAGTAACCTAGATCGAAATGTATTTGAATTTTGCTTCTGTTCAAGTGATTTTTTCTTAATGATTTGATTTCATCGTTTCGACATTGAAAatggaataattaattttattaattaattatataataaatttttataaagacaaaaatattctgaaatttttaaataatttttcttttatataaaataaatattttgaaatttctaaaacttttattaaaaaaaaaaaaaaatctctgaCACTTGAAagattttctaaatttaaaatgtgaagacttaaaaaattaaattctttaatttttgcaaaaaatttaagatttttaccaacatt is a window of Vigna unguiculata cultivar IT97K-499-35 chromosome 4, ASM411807v1, whole genome shotgun sequence DNA encoding:
- the LOC114181360 gene encoding peptide deformylase 1B, chloroplastic/mitochondrial produces the protein MASLTCLHPTHPLLLHLGSALPAISNRCFNHSSSLNRTLSAKSPRTVPPRAMTKPSLSPAQDQVASPGDFEFVPPLRIVEYPDPKLRAKNKRIVTFDDNLKKLVHEMFDVMYKTDGIGLSAPQVGINVQLMVFNPVGERGEGEEIVLVNPRVSKYSKKLTLFNEGCLSFPGINADVKRPESVKIDARDVNGTRFSVNLSDLPARIFQHEFDHLQGILFFDRMSEDVLDSIRGQLQALEKKYEGMTGLPSPEMIENSKKRKAAVGFGK